The Buteo buteo unplaced genomic scaffold, bButBut1.hap1.1 HAP1_SCAFFOLD_74, whole genome shotgun sequence genome includes a window with the following:
- the LOC142027867 gene encoding uncharacterized protein LOC142027867 produces MMGASRGCLVADVGTGRALPASRLGPALELTWHPRGPQRAKYKAKAEIGRSSQRSPEVLKEILKELDKAAREMDRETVEKEAFQEGDSHAVPVSDEKTGAIQSTGVPVAVLSSPGEAHHARRYEFSPKSAGVDDKRNTNAVDPQDFRYYCIEGAVAVLGSVLFGMILCCVICLWRKRRRRLSAASRAWSDTSSCSSGLDSRSSRCSTPESWTRQQEPSPVPAKPAPLPQSSRERASASPDSRPARPPPPRPSWLSNSASRLLRDQPSDLKPPEELKPPARAPSPSRRPSCKGLSQPHQGMGLGYNDRLLTDSFRDRPFVSE; encoded by the exons ATGATGGGAGCTTCTCGTGGGTGTTTGGTTGCAGATGTGGGTACAGGGAGGGCTCTTCCAGCTTCTCGGCTGGGTCCTGCGCTGGAGCTCACCTGGCATCCTAGGG GTCCTCAAAGAGCAAAGTATAAAGCTAAAGCTGAAATAGGAAGATCTTCCCAGCGGTCACCAGAAGTCCTAAAGGAAATCCTGAAGGAACTGGACAAAGCAGCACGTG agatGGACCGTGAGACTGTGGAGAAGGAGGCGTTTCAGGAAGGAGATAGTCACGCAGTGCCAGTCTCTGACGAAAAAACAGGGGCAATTCAATCAACAGGCGTGCCAG tggcagtgctgtccagccctggagaagccCACCACGCCAGGAGATATGAATTTTCTCCAAAGAGTGCAG GTGTGGAtgacaagagaaacacaaatgctgTGGATCCTCAAGATTTCCGGTACTACTGCATAGAAGGCGCCGTGGCGGTCTTGGGCTCCGTGCTGTTTGGGATGATACTGTGTTGTGTGATCTGTCTGTGGAGGAAGAGACGACG gcgCCTCTCCGCAGCTTCGCGAGCCTGGTCCgacaccagcagctgctcctcggGCCTGGACAGCCGGAGCAGCCGCTGCAGCACCCCGGAGAGCTGGACCCGACAGCAAGAGCCATCACCTGTGCCTGCAAAACCGGCCCccctgccacagagcagcagggaacgGGCCTCCGCCAGCCCGGAcagccgcccggcccgcccgcctccACCCCGGCCCTCATGGCTGTCCAACTCAGCCAGCCGGCTGTTGCGGGACCAGCCCAGCGACCTCAAGCCCCCAGAGGAATTGAAGCCACCCGCCCGCGCCCCAAGCCCATCGCGCCGGCCCTCCTGCAAGGGCCTGAGCCAGCCCCACCAGGGTATGGGTTTGGGCTACAATGACAGACTCCTGACGGACAGCTTCAGGGATCGACCATTCGTGTCCGAGTAA